From a region of the Helianthus annuus cultivar XRQ/B chromosome 5, HanXRQr2.0-SUNRISE, whole genome shotgun sequence genome:
- the LOC110943389 gene encoding uncharacterized protein LOC110943389 translates to MAQMRGSMGKLPSDTTVNPKHQGSSTSNVRNARISTVSLLSNDEVFSSVESIPPPQCVDGVVENTSDESESKNEQETISQIKIENMNKNSFCENCLNQINSSNASKLEERCPPKDERWEIFKQAKINLSLLDDIKKIPAHVECLKELSNEKRHNKLPEPIDLVSHVSVVLSSALPQKVQDPGDPLIPIQIGTFKIERALLDLGACVSILPGSLYDQYDFGPLKKFDTPVVLADQTPTHLRGMVEDVIVKVDDCYYPVDFLVVDYVGCVEDTQPIVILGRTFLATANAIINYATGTVSMKFGDRELNLNVFPNFTNSLGEDKCPKKDMNPNKKVCAMVGRFGETKKKTVKKKKAKKSPLEKKKRKRR, encoded by the coding sequence ATGGCTCAAATGAGGGGAAGCATGGGAAAGCTTCCAAGCGACACTACAGTGAACCCGAAGCATCAAGGGTCTAGCACAAGCAATGTGAGGAATGCACGCATTAGCACGGTAAGTCTCCTTTCAAATGATGAGGTTTTTAGTAGTGTTGAAAGCATTCCACCACCACAATGCGTTGATGGTGTAGTGGAAAATACAAGTGACGAGTCGGAAAGTAAAAATGAACAAGAAACGATTTCACAAATTAAAATTGAAAACATGAATAAAAAttctttttgtgaaaattgtttaaatcaaATTAACTCGAGTAATGCATCAAAGCTTGAAGAACGGTGCCCACCAAAGGATGAGAGgtgggaaatttttaaacaagcAAAAATTAATTTGTCGTTACTTGATGACATAAAAAAAATTCCAGCTCATGTGGAATGCTTGAAAGAGTTGAGCAATGAAAAACGGCACAATAAATTACCCGAACCGATTGATTTGGTATCACATGTTAGTGTCGTTTTATCAAGTGCGCTCCCCCAAAAAGTTCAAGATCCGGGAGATCCTCTTATCCCAATTCAAATTGGAACATTTAAAATTGAGAGGGCGCTCCTAGATCTTGGAGCTTGTGTGAGCATTTTGCCTGggagtttgtatgaccaatatgattttggtccattaAAAAAGTTTGATACTCCCGTAGTATTGGCCGATCAGACTCCCACGCATCTACGGGGGATGGTGGAGGATGTGATTGTTAAAGTGGATGATTGTTACTACCCAGTTGACTTTTTGGTAGTAGACTATGTTGGGTGTGTTGAGGACACCCAACCGATAGTCATACTGGGTAGAACGTTCCTTGCAACAGCTAATGCCATAATAAATTATGCAACGGGAACGGTAAGCATGAAGTTTGGGGACCGGGAattaaatttaaatgtttttCCAAATTTCACTAACTCGCTCGGTGAGGATAAGTGTCCTAAAAAGGACATGAATCCAAACAAAAAGGTATGTGCTATGGTTGGTAGGTTTGGAGAAACAAAGAAGAAGACAGTCAAGAAAAAGAAGGCGAAGAAATCACCTctagaaaagaaaaaaaggaaGAGGAGGTGA
- the LOC110943388 gene encoding threonine-rich protein-like, with protein sequence MGLIRNKGSEIVPGFNPPPTRHPPTTESPGTNDSPATTESPATTESPATTDSPATTESPTTHLPPTDHPPATGLNTTSTADRNATATHSPSTHHPPATGLNTTSTVAPSTTTTHHLPTTKPTTTTRYNHLPYPPSKVRSCDRESVCERESLKREKIGRSVSVSER encoded by the coding sequence ATGGGTTTGATAAGGAATAAAGGAAGTGAGATAGTACCGGGTTTCAACCCACCACCCACTCGCCATCCACCCACCACCGAGTCTCCGGGCACCAACGATTCTCCGGCCACCACCGAGTCTCCGGCCACCACCGAGTCTCCGGCCACCACCGATTCTCCGGCCACCACCGAGTCTCCAACCACCCACCTGCCACCCACTGACCACCCACCTGCAACCGGCCTTAACACCACCTCCACCGCCGACCGTAACGCCACAGCCACCCACTCGCCATCCACCCACCACCCACCTGCAACCGGCCTTAACACCACCTCCACCGTCGCCCCTAGCACCACAACCACCCACCACCTACCTACAACCAAACCCACCACAACCACCCGCTATAACCACCTGCCATATCCACCCTCAAAAGTCAGATCGTGTGATAGAGAGAGTGTTTGTGAGAGAGAAAGTTTAAAGAGAGAGAAAATAGGAAGATCTGTTTCAGTTTCTGAGAGAtaa
- the LOC110940919 gene encoding probable pectin methyltransferase QUA2, protein MARPLHRGVSGGGRLSGNIQDYLEDSQMKIKSDKENSDKISKTSSDHVSLSLRNPFQFLFSDNLSSKQDSIENGFVLSDPFAPANSRNRHMLTLLLLKLSLVVIVILGLSISLLWTLSLTPASRSPVIRGYRRLQEQLVSDLWDIGELSLGTTRFKESEFCPLEFENFVPCFNVTENLELGLTEGKEFDRRCGPMSKQNCLILAPPKYKIPHRWPTGRDVIWIDNVKITAQEVLSSGSLTKRMMMLDEDQISFSFASSMVDDNIEDYSHQIAEMIGLRNESYLVQAGVRTVLDIGCGYGSLGAHLFPKHLLTMCIANYESSGSQVEIALERGLPALVGSFASKQLPLPSLSFDMIHSAWDGVEWDKKDGIYLIEVDRVLRPGGYFVWTSPFANTPASVRDKENLKKWEFVRNIAKDLCWDLLSQQDKTVVWKKPSKKNCYASRKHGSGPLICKEGRDVESPYYHPLEACIGGTRSRRWIPIEERASWPSRATLSSKELAVHGVLPDDFMEDNINWKSTVRDYWSLLSPLIFSDHPKRPGDEDPIPPNYMVRNVLDMNAHFGGFNSALLDARKSVWVMNVVPTSGVNHLPLILDRGFVGVLHDWCEAFPTYPRTYDMVHADGLLSLQSVKQSRCSMLDLFYEIDRLLRPEGWVILRDTTSLIESARAIASKLKWEARVVEIESNNDEKLLVCQKPLIRSQANSL, encoded by the exons ATGGCCCGGCCACTCCATCGAGGTGTTTCCGGTGGGGGAAGACTATCGGGAAATATTCAAGATTATTTGGAAGACTCTCAAATGAAGATTAAAAGCGATAAAGAAAACTCGGATAAAATTTCCAAAACATCATCTGATCATGTATCTTTATCTTTAAGAAATCCATTCCAATTCCTGTTTTCAGATAACTTGTCATCCAAACAAGACTCCATCGAAAATGGATTTGTACTTTCCGATCCATTTGCTCCTGCAAATTCGAGAAACCGACATATGCTGACTCTGCTTCTTCTTAAGTTAAGTTTAGTTGTGATTGTGATCCTTGGTCTTAGTATATCGCTTTTGTGGACGCTTTCACTCACGCCGGCTTCTAGAAGTCCCGTGATTCGTGGTTACAGACGGCTGCAAGAACAACTCGTGTCGGATTTATGGGACATCGGTGAGCTGTCGCTTGGTACGACTAGGTTTAAAGAGTCTGAGTTTTGTCCTCTAGAATTCGAAAATTTCGTTCCTTGTTTCAATGTTACCGAGAATCTCGAGTTGGGTTTGACCGAAGGGAAAGAGTTTGACCGGCGATGTGGGCCCATGTCAAAACAGAATTGTTTAATTCTTGCTCCACCTAAGTACAAAATTCCTCATAGATGGCCTACTGGAAGAGATGTAATCTGGATTGATAATGTTAAAATTACTGCACAGGAGGTACTTTCATCTGGAAGCTTGACAAAAAG GATGATGATGTTAGATGAAGACCAAATATCATTTAGTTTTGCATCTTCTATGGTAGACGATAATATCGAAGATTACTCTCATCAAATTGCAGAGATGATTGGTTTAAGAAACGAATCATATCTCGTACAAGCTGGC GTGAGAACGGTATTGGATATAGGCTGCGGTTATGGTAGCTTAGGAGCACATTTATTTCCAAAACACCTTTTAACAATGTGTATCGCAAATTACGAATCTTCGGGTAGTCAAGTTGAGATAGCACTTGAACGTGGTCTCCCTGCACTTGTCGGTTCTTTCGCTTCGAAACAGTTGCCGCTACCTTCACTTTCATTTGACATGATACATAGCGCATGGGATGGTGTTGAATGGGATAAAAAAG ATGGCATATATTTGATAGAGGTTGACCGAGTTTTGAGGCCCGGTGGATACTTTGTCTGGACCTCACCGTTTGCTAACACGCCAGCTTCTGTTCGTGATAaagaaaacttaaaaaaatgggaGTTTGTTCGTAATATTGCTAAAGATTTGTGTTGGGATTTATTATCACAACAAGATAAAACAGTAGTGTGGAAAAAACCTAGCAAGAAAAATTGTTATGCTTCTAG GAAACACGGATCAGGTCCTCTAATTTGCAAAGAGGGACGTGATGTTGAATCGCCTTATTACCATCCACTTGAAGCATGCATAGGTGGGACCCGTAGCCGTAGATGGATTCCTATTGAAGAAAGGGCCAGCTGGCCTTCTAGAGCTACCTTGAGCTCCAAGGAACTTGCGGTTCATG GTGTACTTCCAGATGATTTTATGGAAGACAATATTAACTGGAAGTCAACGGTTAGAGATTACTGGTCTCTACTATCCCCGCTAATATTTTCGGATCACCCAAAGAGACCCGGTGATGAGGACCCTATTCCACCTAATTACATGGTCAGAAATGTGTTGGACATGAATGCGCATTTTGGTGGTTTCAATTCTGCGTTATTGGATGCCAGAAAATCTGTTTGGGTGATGAATGTGGTCCCCACTAGTGGGGTCAACCACCTTCCACTTATCCTAGACAGGGGATTCGTCGGTGTGTTACATGATTG GTGTGAAGCATTTCCAACTTACCCAAGAACTTATGATATGGTGCATGCTGATGGACTTTTATCCCTTCAATCCGTAAAGCAGTCTCGTTGCAGCATGCTTGATCTTTTTTATGAAATTGATCGGTTACTCCGTCCAGAG GGTTGGGTGATCCTGCGTGACACAACTTCTCTCATCGAATCAGCAAGAGCCATCGCGTCTAAACTAAAATGGGAAGCGCGAGTCGTGGAAATTGAGAGTAACAATGACGAAAAACTCCTTGTGTGCCAGAAACCGTTGATAAGAAGCCAAGCAAATTCATTATGA